A region from the Variovorax sp. V93 genome encodes:
- a CDS encoding O-succinylhomoserine sulfhydrylase produces the protein MTDEERTLPPGLHPETLALRTGLAPSQYGEHSDALFLTSGFVQPDAETSMRRFAGTEPGFTYSRTSNPTVTSFEQRIAALEGTEAAIGASTGMGAILMMCMGLLKAGDHVVCSRSVFGSTLNLFGKEFAKFGVETTFVSQTDVAEWRAAVKPNTKLLFAETPTNPLTEVCDIRALADVAHAAGALLAVDNCFCTPILQRPAALGADLVIHSGTKHLDGQGRVMAGAICGPSKLIVDVFGPIVRTAGMALAPFNAWVVLKGIETLGIRMKAHCANAMDIAQWLEKQPGIARVYYPGLASHAQHELAMQQQSGQGGAVVSFDVVGDSPETARANAFHVMNSTRVVSLATNLGDVKTIITHPGTTSHGRLTEAQRQAAGIGQGLIRLAVGLEHADDIKADIARGLSTLNPR, from the coding sequence GTGACCGACGAAGAACGAACACTGCCGCCCGGGTTGCATCCGGAGACGCTCGCGCTGCGCACCGGGCTCGCGCCGAGCCAGTACGGCGAGCATTCCGACGCGCTTTTCCTGACCAGCGGCTTCGTGCAGCCCGACGCCGAAACCTCGATGCGCCGTTTCGCTGGCACCGAGCCGGGCTTCACCTACTCGCGCACCTCGAATCCGACCGTGACCAGTTTCGAGCAGCGTATCGCGGCGCTCGAAGGTACGGAAGCGGCGATCGGCGCCTCCACCGGCATGGGCGCGATCCTCATGATGTGCATGGGCCTGCTCAAGGCCGGCGACCACGTGGTCTGCTCGCGCTCGGTGTTCGGCTCCACGCTGAACCTGTTCGGCAAGGAGTTCGCCAAGTTCGGCGTCGAGACCACCTTCGTGTCGCAGACCGACGTGGCCGAATGGCGCGCAGCCGTGAAGCCCAATACCAAGCTGCTGTTTGCCGAGACGCCGACCAACCCGCTGACCGAGGTCTGCGACATTCGCGCGCTGGCCGATGTGGCGCATGCGGCGGGCGCGCTGCTGGCGGTCGACAACTGCTTCTGCACGCCGATCCTGCAGCGTCCGGCGGCGCTGGGCGCCGACCTCGTCATCCACTCGGGCACCAAGCACCTCGACGGCCAGGGCCGCGTGATGGCGGGCGCGATCTGCGGTCCCTCGAAGCTCATCGTCGACGTGTTCGGGCCCATCGTGCGCACCGCCGGCATGGCGCTGGCACCGTTCAATGCGTGGGTCGTGCTCAAGGGCATCGAGACGCTCGGCATCCGCATGAAGGCGCATTGCGCGAACGCGATGGACATTGCTCAATGGCTCGAGAAGCAGCCGGGCATCGCACGCGTCTACTACCCCGGGCTCGCCTCGCATGCGCAGCACGAACTGGCGATGCAGCAGCAGTCGGGGCAGGGCGGCGCGGTGGTGTCGTTCGACGTGGTCGGCGACTCGCCCGAGACGGCGCGCGCCAATGCCTTCCATGTCATGAACAGCACGCGCGTGGTGAGCCTTGCCACCAACCTCGGCGACGTGAAGACCATCATCACGCACCCGGGCACCACCTCGCATGGCCGCCTCACCGAGGCGCAGCGCCAGGCGGCTGGCATCGGCCAGGG
- the purF gene encoding amidophosphoribosyltransferase: MCGIVGVVSNAPVNQLLYDALLLLQHRGQDAAGIVTLLERKFFMHKAKGMVRDVFRTRNMRALPGSVGLGQVRYPTAGNAYSEEEAQPFYVNAPFGIVLVHNGNLTNAHALRSELFSTDHRHTNTESDSEVLLNVLAHELERASRGVPLNPAEVFAAVKNMHKRLRGSYAVVSLIAGHGLLAFRDPYGIRPLCMGRSADGTVMVASESVALEGSGHVFERNIAPGEAVFIDLQGNVHSMQCAEAPTLNPCIFEFVYLARPDSVLDGISVYQARLNLGETLAKRVVSTVPPNQIDVIIPIPESSRPSATQLAHLLGIPYREGFVKNRYVGRTFIMPGQGVRKKSVRQKLNVIASEFKGRNVLLVDDSIVRGTTSREIVQMARDAGARKVYLASAAPPVRYPNVYGIDMPTKDELVAHDRTVEQIRELIGCDALIYQDVDAMKRAIGSLNPKLDGFDASCFDGVYVTGDIDTEAISRMNGNRPRVEETEEDSSRLALPNHSE, encoded by the coding sequence ATGTGTGGAATCGTCGGCGTTGTCAGCAACGCACCCGTCAATCAGCTGCTCTATGACGCCTTGCTGCTGCTGCAGCACCGCGGCCAGGATGCGGCCGGCATCGTCACCCTGCTGGAGCGCAAGTTCTTCATGCACAAGGCCAAGGGCATGGTGCGCGACGTGTTCCGCACGCGCAACATGCGCGCGCTGCCGGGCAGCGTGGGCCTGGGCCAGGTGCGCTACCCGACCGCGGGCAACGCCTACAGCGAGGAAGAGGCACAGCCCTTCTACGTGAACGCGCCCTTCGGCATCGTGCTGGTGCACAACGGCAACCTGACCAACGCGCATGCGTTGCGCTCGGAGCTGTTCTCCACCGACCACCGCCACACCAACACCGAGAGCGATTCGGAAGTGCTGCTCAACGTGCTCGCGCACGAGCTCGAGCGCGCGTCGCGCGGCGTGCCGCTGAATCCGGCCGAGGTGTTTGCCGCGGTCAAGAACATGCACAAGCGCCTGCGCGGCTCCTATGCCGTGGTCTCGCTGATCGCCGGCCACGGGCTGCTGGCCTTCCGCGACCCGTACGGCATTCGTCCGCTCTGCATGGGCCGCAGTGCCGACGGCACCGTGATGGTGGCCAGCGAATCGGTGGCGCTCGAGGGTTCGGGCCACGTGTTCGAGCGCAACATCGCGCCGGGCGAAGCCGTGTTCATCGACCTGCAGGGCAACGTGCATTCGATGCAGTGCGCCGAGGCGCCCACGCTCAACCCCTGCATCTTCGAGTTCGTCTACCTGGCAAGGCCCGACTCGGTGCTCGACGGCATCTCGGTGTACCAGGCGCGGCTCAACCTGGGCGAAACGCTGGCCAAGCGCGTGGTGTCCACCGTGCCGCCGAACCAGATCGACGTGATCATTCCCATCCCTGAATCGAGCCGCCCGAGCGCCACGCAGCTCGCGCACCTGCTGGGCATTCCGTACCGCGAAGGCTTCGTGAAGAACCGCTATGTCGGCCGCACTTTCATCATGCCGGGGCAGGGCGTGCGCAAGAAGTCGGTGCGCCAGAAGCTCAACGTGATCGCCAGCGAGTTCAAGGGCCGCAACGTGCTGCTGGTGGACGACTCCATCGTTCGCGGCACCACCAGCCGCGAGATCGTGCAGATGGCGCGCGACGCCGGTGCGCGCAAGGTCTACCTGGCCAGCGCGGCACCGCCCGTGCGCTACCCCAACGTCTACGGCATCGACATGCCCACCAAGGACGAACTGGTGGCGCATGACCGCACGGTCGAGCAGATCCGCGAACTGATCGGCTGCGACGCGCTGATCTACCAGGACGTCGACGCCATGAAGCGTGCCATCGGCTCGCTCAACCCCAAGCTCGACGGCTTCGATGCCTCCTGCTTCGACGGCGTGTACGTGACCGGCGACATCGACACCGAAGCCATCTCGCGCATGAACGGCAACCGTCCGCGCGTCGAAGAGACCGAAGAGGATTCTTCGCGCCTGGCGCTTCCCAACCACAGCGAGTGA
- a CDS encoding CvpA family protein, with translation MALLDWIAVTLVLVSMLFGLVRGLVFEVISLAGWVAAFIAAQWLASDVAAWLPFGDPQATWRYPLAFVLVFVGVVFGVGLVAALTRKLIAAVGLRPVDRILGGAFGAARGVVALLVLAVIVHLLALSDSAWWHESHSANVLDAALQGLKPALPEKLASYLP, from the coding sequence GTGGCCCTGCTCGACTGGATTGCTGTCACGCTCGTTCTCGTGTCGATGCTGTTCGGCCTGGTGCGGGGCCTGGTGTTCGAGGTGATTTCGCTGGCGGGCTGGGTGGCTGCATTCATTGCCGCCCAGTGGCTGGCGTCGGATGTGGCGGCCTGGCTGCCCTTCGGCGACCCGCAGGCCACCTGGCGCTATCCGCTGGCCTTTGTGCTGGTGTTTGTTGGCGTGGTATTCGGCGTGGGCCTGGTGGCGGCGCTGACGCGCAAGCTGATTGCGGCTGTCGGCCTCAGGCCGGTGGACCGGATATTGGGTGGGGCCTTCGGAGCGGCGCGGGGTGTGGTTGCCCTGCTCGTGCTGGCGGTCATTGTTCATTTGCTGGCGTTGAGCGACAGTGCCTGGTGGCACGAATCGCACAGCGCCAATGTTCTCGATGCGGCATTGCAGGGCCTGAAACCCGCGCTGCCTGAAAAGTTGGCAAGCTACCTGCCCTGA
- a CDS encoding SPOR domain-containing protein yields MAFFKFRTRGPQGNEGRSAPAAVPAESVETMRRRARHRLVGAAVLVLLGVIGFPLLFDTQPRPIAVDIPIEIPDRNKVKPLPVPATPAPAAPATGAADPGTRVATAPSGSGGMITERADGTEITDSGKPAASTPAAETRPAAEAKPERKPEPKPEPKPEPKPEPKPKPEAKPEPKPAAPKPASADDGNRARALLEGKPSNTSTKPAASEDGGRFVVQVGAFADADKAREVRQKLEKAGLKTYVHVAKTADGERTRVRVGPFGSRAEADKAAEKVKGLSLSAAILTL; encoded by the coding sequence ATGGCGTTTTTCAAGTTCCGCACGCGCGGCCCGCAAGGCAACGAAGGACGCAGCGCACCGGCCGCCGTCCCCGCGGAAAGTGTCGAAACCATGCGTCGCCGTGCGCGCCACCGGCTGGTGGGCGCGGCGGTCCTGGTGCTGCTTGGCGTGATCGGATTTCCGCTGTTGTTCGACACCCAGCCGCGCCCCATTGCGGTCGACATTCCGATCGAGATTCCCGATCGCAACAAGGTCAAGCCATTGCCGGTGCCCGCCACGCCTGCGCCCGCCGCACCGGCGACCGGCGCGGCCGACCCCGGCACCCGCGTGGCCACGGCACCGTCCGGGAGCGGCGGCATGATCACCGAGCGTGCCGACGGCACCGAAATCACCGACTCCGGCAAGCCGGCGGCCAGCACGCCTGCGGCCGAGACGCGGCCCGCGGCCGAAGCCAAGCCGGAGCGCAAGCCCGAGCCAAAACCCGAGCCGAAGCCGGAACCCAAACCCGAGCCGAAGCCCAAGCCGGAAGCCAAACCCGAACCCAAGCCCGCAGCCCCCAAGCCGGCCTCGGCCGACGACGGCAACCGCGCGCGCGCCCTGCTCGAAGGCAAGCCGTCCAACACCAGCACCAAGCCCGCCGCGTCCGAAGACGGCGGCCGCTTCGTGGTGCAGGTCGGCGCCTTTGCCGATGCCGACAAGGCCCGCGAAGTGCGGCAGAAACTCGAGAAGGCCGGTCTCAAGACCTATGTGCACGTGGCCAAGACGGCCGATGGCGAGCGCACGCGTGTGCGTGTCGGCCCGTTCGGCTCGCGTGCCGAGGCGGACAAGGCCGCCGAGAAGGTCAAGGGCTTGTCTTTGTCGGCCGCGATCCTCACGTTGTAG
- the folC gene encoding bifunctional tetrahydrofolate synthase/dihydrofolate synthase, translated as MPGSMETLNDWLARAEQLHPKNIELGLDRAKEMAARMGLRFDCPVITVAGTNGKGSTCAMLESILTHAGYRTAVFTSPHLVRFEERLRLAGEAVDASKLIASFEAVEVARGDMPLTYFEFTTLGILRCMIEEKPDVAILEVGLGGRLDAVNIIDTDCAVITSIDLDHMDYLGPDRESIGFEKAGIMRPGKPAIVSDPMPPQSVVDHAAAIGADLWRFGHDFNLSGDKQQWGWSGRGRRYSGLAYPALRGANQLLNAAGVLAALEALRPRLPITAQAVRTGLAMVELPGRFQIVPGEPALVLDVAHNAHAVAALAENLDAMGFYPTTHGVFGVMADKDLAPILARIGPMIDRWYFTDLPTPRAAKASDLLARWQAQNARTDVSGSVHASPMEALRAAIEHADPADRIVVFGSFFTVGGVLEHGTPRLQAKHLLPGG; from the coding sequence ATGCCGGGCTCCATGGAAACCCTTAACGACTGGCTCGCGCGCGCCGAGCAACTCCATCCCAAGAACATCGAGCTCGGCCTCGACCGCGCCAAGGAGATGGCCGCCCGCATGGGCCTGCGCTTCGACTGCCCGGTGATCACCGTGGCCGGCACCAACGGCAAGGGTTCGACCTGCGCCATGCTCGAATCGATCCTCACGCATGCCGGCTATCGCACGGCGGTTTTCACGTCGCCGCACCTGGTGCGCTTCGAGGAGCGGCTGCGGCTGGCGGGCGAGGCGGTCGATGCTTCCAAACTGATAGCAAGCTTCGAGGCGGTGGAAGTGGCCCGGGGCGACATGCCCCTGACGTACTTCGAGTTCACCACCCTGGGCATCCTGCGCTGCATGATCGAAGAGAAGCCCGACGTGGCCATTCTCGAGGTCGGGCTCGGCGGCCGGCTCGATGCGGTCAACATCATCGACACCGACTGCGCGGTCATCACCAGCATCGACCTCGACCACATGGACTATCTCGGCCCCGACCGCGAAAGCATCGGCTTCGAGAAGGCCGGCATCATGCGCCCGGGCAAGCCCGCCATCGTGAGCGACCCGATGCCGCCGCAAAGCGTGGTCGACCATGCAGCGGCCATCGGCGCCGACCTCTGGCGCTTCGGGCACGATTTCAATCTGTCGGGCGACAAGCAGCAGTGGGGCTGGTCGGGCCGCGGCCGGCGCTACAGCGGGCTGGCCTATCCGGCGCTGCGCGGCGCCAACCAGCTGCTCAATGCCGCGGGCGTGCTTGCGGCGCTCGAAGCACTGCGGCCCCGGCTGCCGATCACCGCGCAGGCGGTGCGCACGGGGCTCGCGATGGTCGAGCTGCCCGGCCGCTTCCAGATCGTTCCGGGCGAGCCCGCGCTGGTGCTCGACGTGGCGCACAACGCCCATGCGGTGGCGGCGCTGGCCGAGAACCTCGACGCGATGGGTTTCTACCCCACCACGCACGGCGTGTTCGGCGTCATGGCCGACAAGGACCTGGCCCCGATCCTCGCGCGCATCGGGCCGATGATCGACCGCTGGTACTTCACCGACCTGCCGACGCCGCGCGCCGCCAAGGCGAGCGATCTGCTCGCGCGCTGGCAGGCGCAGAACGCCCGCACCGACGTCTCCGGCAGCGTGCATGCGAGCCCGATGGAAGCGCTGCGCGCAGCCATCGAGCACGCGGACCCCGCTGATAGAATCGTGGTCTTCGGATCGTTCTTCACCGTGGGTGGCGTGCTGGAGCATGGCACTCCGCGGCTGCAAGCCAAACACCTGCTGCCCGGCGGCTGA